One window from the genome of Kryptolebias marmoratus isolate JLee-2015 linkage group LG1, ASM164957v2, whole genome shotgun sequence encodes:
- the myl2b gene encoding myosin, light chain 2b, regulatory, cardiac, slow, which yields MSPKKAKKRAEGASSNVFSMFEQAQIQEFKEAFTIMDQNRDGFIDKNDLRDTFAALGRLNVKQEEIDDMLKEAPGPINFTVFLTMFGEKLKGADPEETILNAFKVFDPEGTGILKREFVTEMLTTQADRFTAEEMEQMFAAFPPDVAGNLDYKNLVHIITHGEEKDQE from the exons ATG TCTCCCAAGAAAGCAAAGAAGAGAGCGGAGGGCGCCAGCTCCAACGTGTTCTCCATGTTCGAACAGGCCCAGATCCAGGAGTTTAAAGAG GCGTTCACCATCATGGATCAAAACAGAGACGGCTTCATTGACAAGAATGACCTGAGGGACACTTTCGCAGCTTTAG GCCGTTTAAATGTCAAACAAGAGGAGATTGATGACATGCTGAAGGAGGCCCCCGGACCGATCAATTTTACAGTCTTTCTCACCATGTTTGGAGAGAAACTAAAAG GTGCTGACCCAGAGGAGACCATCCTGAATGCTTTCAAAGTCTTCGACCCTGAAGGGACGGGGATTTTAAAGAGAGAGTT TGTGACGGAGATGCTGACGACTCAGGCCGACAGATTCACTGCTGAAGAG ATGGAACAGATGTTTGCAGCGTTCCCTCCAGATGTGGCAGGAAACCTGGACTACAAGAACCTGGTTCACATCATAACACATGGAGAGGAGAAAGACCAAGAATAG
- the ppp1cc gene encoding serine/threonine-protein phosphatase PP1-gamma catalytic subunit A: MADVDKLNIDSIIQRLLEVRGAKPGKNVQLQENEIRGLCLKSREIFLSQPILLELEAPLKICGDIHGQYYDLLRLFEYGGFPPESNYLFLGDYVDRGKQSLETICLLLAYKIKYPENFFLLRGNHECASINRIYGFYDECKRRYNIKLWKTFTDCFNCLPIAAIVDEKIFCCHGGLSPDLQSMEQIRRIMRPTDVPDQGLLCDLLWSDPDKDVLGWGENDRGVSFTFGSEVVAKFLHKHDLDLICRAHQVVEDGYEFFAKRQLVTLFSAPNYCGEFDNAGAMMSVDETLMCSFQILKPAEKKKPNGSRPVTPPRNMVTKQAKK, from the exons ATGGCCGATGTTGATAAACTGAACATAGACAGTATTATTCAGCGTCTTTTAGAAG TCCGAGGCGCAAAACCCGGCAAGAatgtgcagctgcaggagaacgAGATCCGAGGACTGTGCCTGAAGTCCAGGGAGATCTTCCTCAGCCAGCCCATCCTCCTGGAACTGGAGGCCCCGCTCAAGATTTGTG GTGACATCCATGGGCAGTACTACGACTTGCTCAGGCTGTTCGAGTACGGTGGCTTCCCTCCAGAGAGCAACTACCTGTTTCTGGGTGACTACGTCGACCGAGGAAAGCAGTCTCTTGAAACCATCTGTCTCCTGCTAGCCTACAAAATCAAATACCCAGAGAACTTCTTCCTGCTGAGGGGGAACCACGAGTGTGCTTCAATCAACAGAATATATGGTTTTTATGATGAGT GTAAACGAAGGTACAACATCAAGCTCTGGAAGACCTTCACGGATTGTTTTAACTGCCTCCCTATTGCTGCGATTGTTGATGAGAAGATCTTTTGCTGTCATGGAG GACTGTCCCCTGACCTCCAGTCCATGGAGCAGATCAGGCGCATCATGCGTCCCACCGATGTGCCCGACCAGGGCCTGCTGTGCGATTTGCTGTGGTCCGACCCAGACAAGGACGTCCTGGGTTGGGGGGAGAACGACAGGGGCGTCTCATTCACCTTCGGCTCAGAGGTGGTCGCCAAGTTCCTACACAAGCACGACCTGGATCTGATCTGCCGCGCCCATCAG GTTGTTGAGGACGGCTATGAGTTTTTTGCAAAGAGGCAGCTTGTCACTTTGTTCTCAGCGCCCAACTACTGTGGGGAGTTTGACAACGCTGGAGCCATGATGAGTGTTGATGAGACTCTGATGTGCTCGTTTCAG ATTTTAAAGCCCGCTGAGAAGAAGAAGCCCAACGGCAGCCGTCCTGTGACTCCCCCTCGCAACATGGTCACCAAGCAAGCCAAGAAATGA